From Cricetulus griseus strain 17A/GY chromosome 1 unlocalized genomic scaffold, alternate assembly CriGri-PICRH-1.0 chr1_0, whole genome shotgun sequence, a single genomic window includes:
- the Dennd4b gene encoding DENN domain-containing protein 4B isoform X1: MEADAVSEGGAMADERPPRLVDYFVVAGLAGNGAPIPEETWVPEPTGPLRPPRPAEPITDVAVIARALGEEVPQGYTCIQTSAGGHPLELSAGLLGGTQPVICYRRGRDKPPLVELGVLYEGKERPKPGFQVLDTTPYSHSANLAPPGPGHPRTYLMYRRAAEGAGLHALGITDLCLVLPSKGEGTPHTYCRLPRNLNPGMWGPAVYLCYKVGLAKANTLVYEAELLGRYPEEDNEAFPLPESVPVFCLPMGATIECWPAQTKYPVPVFSTFVLTGAAGDKVYGAALQFYEAFPRARLSERQARALGLLSAVERGRALGGRAVRSRRAIAVLSRWPAFPAFRAFLTFLYRYSVSGPHRLPLEAHISHFIHNVPFPSPQRPRILVQMSPYDNLLLCQPVSSPLPLSGASFLQLLQNLGPELSITLLLAVLTEHKLLVHSLRPDLLTSVCEALVSMIFPLHWQCPYIPLCPLVLADVLSAPVPFIVGIHSSYFDLHDPPADVICVDLDTNTLFQTEEKKPLSARTLPRRPYKLLLATLTNLYQQLDQTYTGPEEEASLEFLLTDYEAVCGRRTRLEREVQGAFLRFMACLLKGYRDFLRPLIQAPSEGSRDVDNLFYLQGFLKSRERSSHKLYSQLLHTQMFSQFIEECSFGSARHAALEFFDSCVDKVHPEQEKPEPTPLVELEELSGSELTVFITPPEEPPVLEGSESTPQYCYDGFPELKAELFESPQEQQGALPVPGPSRSAPSSPAPRRTKQEMKVAQRMAQKSATVPELWARCLLGHCYGLWFLCLPAYVRSAPSRVRALHKAYHVLREMESRKVVLPDEVCYRVLMQLCSHYGQPVLSVRVMLEMRRAGIVPNTITYGYYNKAVLESKWPSGTPGGRLRWAKLRNVVLGAAQFRQPLKDRRQQQVAVHQEPGHSQTEVCLERPSPTRPLQRQTTWAGRSLREPSSPTGRLVKSGSLGSARGTQPTVEAGVAHRAQGAQPTVEAGVAHMIEALGVLEPRGSPVPWQDGSLSDLSLTGEELAPGGSPGGSGSALSAQSTEALEGISGRGPKTSGCQEEVGTPRKGLGARLQQLLTPSRRSSVSRIPPPELPPDLPPAARRSPMDSLLWPRERPGSTASESSASLGSEWDLSESSLSSLSLRRSSERLSDTPGPFQPPSLEILLSSCSLCRACDSLVYDEEIMAGWAPDDSNLNTTCPFCACPFVPLLSVQTLDSRPSAPSPKSALAGASGSKDAPVPGGPGPVLSDRRLCLALDEPQLCNGHMGSASRRVENGAWAYLSPLVLRKELESLVDNEGSEVLALPELPAAHPIIFWNLLWYFQRLRLPSILPGLVLASYDGPSPRQSSQGPSPWLTPDPASVHVRLLWDVLTPDPHSCPPLYVLWRVHSQIPQRVVWPGPVPSCLSLALLESVLRHVGLNEVHKAVGLLLETLGPPPTGLHLQRGIYREILFLTMAALGKDHVDIVAFDKKYKSAFNKLANSMGKEELRQRRAQMPTPKAIDCRKCFGAPLEC, translated from the exons ATGGAGGCAG ATGCCGTGAGTGAAGGGGGGGCCATGGCGGATGAGCGGCCTCCCCGGTTGGTGGATTACTTTGTGGTGGCTGGGCTTGCAGGAAATGGAGCACCTATACCTGAGGAGACGTGGGTTCCTGAACCTACTGGGCCCTTGCGCCCTCCCCGGCCAGCTGAACCTATTACAGATGTGGCAGTCATTGCTAGAGCACTGGGCGAGGAAGTACCCCAGGGCTATACATGCATCCAGACGTCTGCTGGTGGCCACCCCTTAGAGCTCAGTGCTGGGCTCCTGGGTGGAACTCAACCAGTCATCTGCTACCGCAGGGGGCGTGACAAGCCCCCCCTTGTTGAGTTGGG GGTGTTATATGAAGGGAAGGAACGACCCAAACCTGGCTTCCAAGTGCTTGACACGACACCATATAGTCACTCAGCCAACCTGGCCCCTCCAGGCCCTGGACACCCCCGCACCTACCTCATGTACCGGCGAGCAGCAGAGGGGGCAGGGTTGCATGCCCTGGGCATCACTGACCTTTGCCTGGTTCTGCCCAGCAAGGGTGAGGGCACTCCTCACACTTACTGCCGGTTGCCCCGCAACCTCAACCCTGGCATG TGGGGCCCAGCGGTGTACCTGTGCTACAAGGTGGGCCTGGCCAAAGCCAACACACTGGTGTATGAGGCAG AGCTGCTGGGCCGCTACCCAGAGGAAGACAATGAGGCATTCCCGCTGCCCGAGTCAGTGCCAGTCTTCTGCCTGCCCATGGGAGCCACTATCGAGTGCTGGCCTGCCCAGACCAAGTACCCGGTGCCTGTCTTCTCCACCTTTGTGCTCACGGGTGCTGCTGGTGATAAG GTGTATGGTGCCGCCTTGCAGTTCTATGAAGCGTTCCCGAGGGCCAGGCTGTCAGAGAGGCAGGCGCGGGCACTGGGCCTGCTGAGTGCCGTGGAACGGGGCCGGGCACTGGGGGGCCGAGCGGTGCGCAGCCGGCGAGCCATTGCTGTGCTGTCCCGCTGGCCGGCCTTCCCAGCCTTCAGAGCCTTCCTCACCTTCCTTTACCGCTACTCCGTCTCAGGACCCCATCGTCTGCCCTTAGAAGC GCACATCTCCCACTTCATTCACAACGTCCCGTTCCCTTCCCCACAGAGACCACGCATCCTAGTGCAG ATGTCTCCCTATGACAACCTGCTCCTCTGTCAACCTGTCTCCTCACCCCTGCCCCTCAG TGGTGCTAGCTTTCTGCAGCTGCTACAGAACCTGGGCCCCGAATTGTCTATTACGTTGCTGCTGGCTGTGCTCACAGAGCACAAACTTCTGGTCCACTCGCTGCGGCCAGATCTGCTCACCAGTGTCTGCGAGGCCCTTGTCTCC ATGATCTTCCCCCTGCACTGGCAGTGCCCCTACATTCCGCTGTGCCCACTGGTGCTGGCGGATGTGCTGAGCGCCCCTGTGCCCTTCATTGTGGGTATCCACTCCAGTTATTTCGATCTGCATGACCCACCTGCTGATGTCATCTGCGTTGATCTTGATACCAACACACTTTTCCA AACGGAGGAGAAGAAGCCCCTCTCTGCTAGGACCCTGCCCCGCAGACCATACAAGCTTTTGCTGGCCACACTGACAAATCTGTACCAGCAGTTGGATCAGA CTTACACTGGACCAGAAGAGGAGGCCTCCCTGGAATTCCTGCTGACAGACTATGAGGCAGTATGTGGCCGCCGGACACGCCTGGAGCGGGAAGTCCAGGGAGCCTTCCTGCGCTTCATGGCTTGTCTGCTCAAAGGCTACAGGGACTTCCTGCGTCCTCTCATTCAGGCCCCCTCTGAGGGGTCTCGAGATGTTGACAACCTTTTCTACCTTCAGG GTTTCCTCAAGTCCCGGGAACGCTCAAGCCACAAGCTGTACTCTCAGCTGCTGCATACACAGATGTTCTCACAGTTCATTGAGGAATGCTCTTTTGGCTCTGCCCGGCATGCTGCCCTTGAATTCTTTGATTCTTGTGTCGATAAG GTCCACCCCGAGCAGGAGAAACCTGAGCCAACACCCTTAGTGGAGCTGGAGGAGCTATCAGGAAGTGAGCTCACTGTCTTCATCACGCCCCCAGAGGAGCCCCCGGTACTGGAAGGCAGTGAATCTACTCCCCAGTACTG ttATGATGGGTTTCCAGAGCTAAAAGCTGAACTATTTGAGTCTCCTCAGGAACAACAGGGAGCCCTGCCTGTGCCGGGCCCATCACGTAGTGCCCCCAGCAGTCCTGCGCCTCGTCGTACCAAACAG GAGATGAAGGTTGCACAGCGAATGGCACAGAAGTCAGCCACTGTGCCTGAGCTGTGGGCCCGGTGCCTACTGGGTCACTGTTATGGACTGTGGTTCCTGTGCTTGCCTGCCTATGTGCGTTCAGCACCCTCCCGAGTGCGAGCACTGCATAAAGCCTACCATGTGTTGCGTGAGATGGAGAGCCGCAAGGTGGTGCTCCCTGATGAG GTATGTTACCGGGTGTTAATGCAGCTCTGCTCACACTATGGGCAGCCCGTGCTGTCTGTGCGAGTCATGCTAGAGATGCGGCGGGCAGGCATTGTGCCCAACACCATCACCTACGGTTACTACAACAAG GCTGTGCTGGAGAGCAAATGGCCATCTGGTACACCGGGTGGACGCCTACGCTGGGCCAAGCTCCGGAATGTTGTCTTGGGGGCCGCTCAGTTCCGCCAGCCTTTGAAGGACAGACGCCAGCAACAGGTGGCTGTGCACCAAGAGCCGGGCCACTCTCAGACAG AGGTCTGTCTAGAGCGCCCCTCCCCAACACGACCTCTTCAGCGCCAGACTACTTGGGCGGGGCGAAGTCTTCGGGAACCATCCTCACCCACTGGGCGCCTGGTCAAGAGTGGCAGCCTAGGCAGTGCCCGagggacccagcccactgtggaggCTGGTGTGGCTCACAGAGCCCAaggggcccagcccactgtggaggCTGGTGTGGCTCACA TGATAGAGGCCTTGGGGGTCCTTGAACCCCGTGGATCACCCGTGCCTTGGCAGGATGGAAGTCTCTCAGACCTGAGTCTGACAGGGGAAGAACTGGCACCTGGAGGAAGCCCAGGGGGCTCAGGCTCAGCCCTGAGTGCCCAGTCCACGGAGGCCCTAGAAGGAATAAGTGGGCGGGGTCCCAAAACTAGTGGATGTCAGGAGGAGGTGGGCACCCCGAGAAAAGGGCTGGGTGCCCGCCTCCAACAGCTGCTCACCCCTTCCCGTCGCTCCTCTGTGTCCCGCATCCCCCCACCTGAGTTGCCCCCTGACCTTCCTCCTGCGGCCCGCCGAAGTCCCATGGATAGCCTTCTGTGGCCCCGAGAACGCCCTGGATCCACTGCTTCTGAG AGTTCCGCTTCTCTGGGCAGTGAGTGGGATCTCTCAGAGTCTTCTCTCAGCAGCCTGAGTCTTCGCCGTTCCTCAGAGCGCCTCAGTGACACCCCTGGACCTTTCCAACCACCCTCCCTGGAA ATTCTGTTGTCGAGCTGCTCCCTGTGCCGCGCCTGTGATTCGCTGGTGTATGATGAGGAAATCATGGCTGGCTGGGCACCTGATGACTCTAACCTCAATACAACTTGCCCCTTCTGCGCCTGTCCCTTTGTGCCCCTGCTCAGTGTCCAGACCCTTGATTCTCGACCCAG TGCCCCCAGCCCAAAGTCTGCCCTTGCTGGTGCCAGTGGCAGCAAAGATGCTCCTGTCCCTGGGGGTCCCGGCCCTGTGCTCAGTGACCGGAGGCTTTGCCTTGCCCTGGATGAACCCCAGCTCTGCAATGGGCATATGGGG AGTGCTTCCCGGAGAGTTGAGAATGGGGCATGGGCATACCTGAGCCCTCTGGTGCTTCGGAAGGAGCTGGAGTCTCTGGTAGACAATGAGGGCAGTGAGGTGTTGGCATTGCCTGAGTTGCCTGCTGCCCACCCCATCATCTTCTGGAACCTCCTGTGGTATTTCCAACGGCTGCGCCTGCCTAGCATTCTCCCAGGCTTGGTGTTGGCCTCCTACGATGGCCCTTCACCCCGCCAG tCCTCCCAGGGACCATCTCCTTGGCTCACCCCTGATCCAGCCTCTGTGCATGTGCGTTTGCTGTGGGATGTCCTGACCcctgatccccacagctgcccaCCTCTCTATGTGCTCTGGAGGGTCCACA GCCAGATCCCACAGCGAGTAGTATGGCCAGGCCCAGTACCCTCTTGTCTTAGCTTGGCATTACTGGAGTCAGTACTACGCCATGTTGGACTCAACGAGGTTCATAAAGCTGTTGGGCTCCTGCTGGAAACTCTAGGGCCTCCTCCCACTGGCCTGCACCTGCAGAG AGGAATCTACCGTGAGATCCTATTCCTGACAATGGCTGCTCTGGGCAAGGACCATGTGGACATAG TGGCTTTCGACAAGAAGTACAAGTCTGCCTTTAACAAGCTGGCCAACAGCATGGGCAAGGAGGAACTGAGGCAGCGGCGGGCACAGATGCCTACTCCCAAGGCTATTGACTGCCGAAAATGTTTTGGAGCACCTCTGGAATGCTAG